Genomic DNA from Xiphophorus couchianus chromosome 12, X_couchianus-1.0, whole genome shotgun sequence:
GCCGACTTTCTTGTCATCTTAAAATGTCTCTGACCAAAACAGATCTGCAGGTTTTATGACGTTTTTCTTTGGAACTATTTTTGCgagaaatcataaaaatgtggTTAGTTTGAAACCCTTCaactccagcagaacctggaaAGTGAAACCACATGAGAAATCTGAGGCAGCGTATTAGTCctattagaaagaaaaacaaggagtacatttctgccactactacttttattttttctacaacGGCCCGAATACAAAGTTATAAATATCTAAGGCAAAATGGTGCCTGAAGAGTCAGTAAGGCAGATGCTGTTGTAGCCTCAGGAGGCCGTACCTCGGCATGGTTCGGTCCAGTTTGTCCAGGCTGGGAGCCAGTCGGTCCTCCAGGATGTTGTTGATGACCAGCTCAGAGTTGTAGCCGTATTCCTGCAGACACGCCAGCAGGAAGCCTTCGCCCAGGTCAGGAAGCAGATCCCTGATGCAGGACAGGAGCGACTCGAGCTCCGGCCCGCTCACAGGACACACGGCGCCCTGGAAACCCAAAACGTTTTGATGCCATGTTACTGTCCTGTAGGGGAAGAACTGTAGAACCACAAGCATCACTACATACACAAATCCTTCAGCTTTTGTGTCATATTGATCCATCTCATACAATCCTAAAACTGAAATTTGTGGCTGAAGTAGGAAAATAAACGACATAAAGACTTTaaggggtgtaaatacttttccGAGGATCTgagtttgtttctattttaacatttaaatccaTGAAAAACAAACGCAAACAAACACTGAGACATCATGCAGCTGCAGATCGAAGCTCTCACGTTGTCTCCTTTCTGTGGGGCGGCCATCTTGGCCTCGGCCCCCACCAGCCTCTCTCCTCTCGACTCTTTGACCTCTGGCGACCCGAAGCCGTCCGAAccggccgccgccgccgccgccgcgccCTGATCGGCCGACGACGAGGAAGCGCCTTCAGTCTGTGGTCTTCGTCCGCCCGTGGCGTCCCAGGCGCTTTCCACACCCTGCAGCAAATACGACGTCCTCGTCTCGTCACTGAGGGAGAGTTAAAGAAGAAACCGGCTGCagtaaaaactgatatttacgACATTAAAAAAACTCCTGGGGCTTTTAAGTCTTTAAATGGACATAATGTGTTAGAGACTGAAAAAAGGATGCATGACAGGGAGAGCTTGCTGCAGGAGGCTGATGTCGTCTGAGATGGGAAACTGCTCGTCGAAGTCGACTAGaaacctgaaaaacacacacacacataaaaccgGGTCAAATTTAGCACCAGAGTGGGCCGAttactgaaattattatttttaatttagctaaATTTAGTAAATCATAAAAGCTGCGAATCATaaaaagaaaccttttaaaTTAGCTTCAGTTATTAAGGTGTTAAATCAGTACATTGATTTAActcccaaaaataaataatttcccataaaacagaaaataacttttcactTCACCCTGTATAACAAAAACCTGATTAAATATGGAAgtttgaaacataaaatcttcacaaaatgggctaaattttcagaaaaaacaccGAGTTTCACAACcaattatctttttaaaaatacctcTTCTCCTCACTCTAAAAGTCAGATAATAAATGTGTTTCTCACCTTTTCTCGGgtaaaaaagatgtaaaatattGCAGGAGTTCCTCAGCAAacgtttgcatgttttctcgactgaaacgaaacaaaaacattgaaacacATTTAACTTGTTGTGTGAAAGTTTTGGgacaatacataaaaacaaaattacagtcGTTGTgcgcaaaacaaaagaagaaaaatcaatcGGAATAAAACTCTATCAGAATATTACAGTAAGTGGGATATTGGGAACATACAAACccgttattttttaaattaaataagctGAAAATTGTACAATtcatattttaagtaaaaaaccATAAACTTTCATACAACGATGAAAAAACGTTTTGTGACAGAGGGATGTTATAATTTAAGAGaatgaactaaaaaaacatcaatgtattAACAACcaaaaagagtttttgtttatcagtGTGTGGTTAAGTTTATGGAATGGATTAGATGatgaaaagtacaaatataaacCATTAAAAAACTGTTCAGAAAGAAGcttattggaaaatattttgtacagaATTCTGTTGATattaaaaatggtaaataaCTTTACATTTAGGGATGATAATATGAGTTTTAAGTGTCTTTCAATGTGGGAATAATTTAACAGTTTATCTGGTGTAAGTTGTTTATAAGACCTTGCATCTTCTTCCTGTTCCTTTTCgaacaaattatgtaaaatagcattttaatgagcattttttccccccctgttCTTATTGTTTACTGTctgtttgaaatgaataaatcaaagcCCAGAATGATCGGGGTGTTTGTGGTGTGTTTTTGGGACTGAGCTGCTTGTGACGGACTCACCCCTCCAGGATGGGCTGCAggcaggtgtggtgcagcagcaggtgagTCGTCTCCACCATCTTCCTGCAGGAGTGGCTCATCCTCTTCCAGAGGTCTTCCTGCAGACTATGGCAGAGTACCAGTTCAGCTCATTACGTGtcacaaaatgccatttttttcctaaaaataaaatcccagatGTGGATGCTCGCCTTTTATCGTCAAAGTTTCTCTTCCTGATGGCTTTCTCCAAATCCGGCACGGTGGCCTCGTAAAACGGCGGCAGCCTGAGGCCAtaggaaggaaaacagaaagtccTTATTATGGATGCAAATGATCGATTAATGACTTCATCTAAAGTTGATTTATCCTGTGAGCAGAGATATTCATACAGGAGTTAGTCTCTAGTGTCGTTTGAAGGAACgctataaaaaaaagtgaaacagcCCTCAAACTAACTGTGTTTAATGGCACAACGTGTTTTTCCATCGTGTTAAAATTATTCAGCTTTCCAGTTATTACCTCGCCTTCGTAGGACTTCAGTAGTTTTTGCTTGAGAAACTGACAGCTGCGCCATGGAGCTTGGCTGAAAGAGCGCAATTACGGTGAAAACTGCAGGAGCTTGTCGGCCGGTTATATTTCAAAACTTAAGGAGCTTTACATTATCATATTTCAGTATCTATATTTCATAAACAGAACCGCATACAGTTCATTTTTCATCCCAATCCAGACTCTGTTTGGACCGTTTCCCTTATGTCCGACCaccgccatctttgttttttgaaacTGCTCTGCTTAAAGATGagcagcggcgccctctgctggatggcggcagAATTACAACACTAAACGAAGGTCTAAGTAAGCGCTGCAGACGTTAAACCACAATTATCTATAATGCTATTGATTGTTCGCATCCCTTGTCCTTTAATGCCGACAGGTCTCACTGTGAGCTCCAAGCCGGCCGGTTTACCTGCTGAGGAAGCCGTGGGAGTGGAAGCTGGAACAAGCGGAGGGAAAGATGTCCAGGAAGGTGTGGATGGTGGTGGTCGAGTCGCACAAGTACAAAACTATATCTACCAGCTcctgtgatggaaaaaaaaccccaaaacagcaGATTAACATACTTccatatatttaaattacattagaagaaataaatataaacaggtTTTACTTATGGTTTTCAATATGTGGCGATTTTAATGCCATTTTTACCACAAAACAAAACGTGTGATCTTTAATTACGTTAAAACTCAGAATGAgactaatctcagaaattttctagaaaaaacgtGGAGatttatgagtttgaaaatttACAAATTTGCTTGAAAAGAAGAGATTTTGAGCTTAATCTCAAAAATCTTTAAGAAAAGGAATTTTCTGAGTTACAAATTTGccagaagaaaatctgagatattgagattaatctcagaattcttttagtaaaaagaaacaataaaacttttctagaaaaaaaatctgaaattttgagtttatcttatacaatttacaaaaaatacaagaataattCTGAGTTTGAAGGGTCAAAaagtttatagaaaaaaaactcagaaaatctaagattaatgtcagaaattttctagaaaagaaaagaaaatttcagtttcaaaggtaaaaaatttgctagaaaaaattCATTAGTTGTTTCTTTCTGGAACATTTCTgggaaaaatctaaaaatttcagagttttctgGCAGGTTTTTTCCCTAAACGGCGCCGCAGTTCGTCAGTGGCGTTCGGACTTGTTCTGTCTGACCTCCAGGTTCATGCTCATGGCCGTCGGCTGTTTCTGCGCGTTCAGCTTCATCGGCTCCATGGCCGTGGCTCCTTCACACTGCAGACCACATTTCTCCAGGATTGTGTCAAACACCTGGACAGTTATAACAGTTATTACAAACTTAAATAAAGTAACACAAAAAGGTGAAAACTGAACAGACGTTCTCAGGTGATTGTAAATCTCACCTGTAGCACTGTGGGAACCGTCTCCTCCAGGTCGCTGTAGTAAGCCGGCTGCTGAGTAAAAATGTTCTctgaaatgagtttttaaaCAGATAAACGTGTGAAAatctcagccctttctgctcgACTTATCAATATGATGTAGGGTTGACCAGTTGAATAGTTTTtagattaactgattaataatttaatCGCATATAggagatgtattttttttatttatttttacaaaatttgaaccaggtgaagcaaAAACttccacttgaggagttctgggtagaacatatttacagataaaaaaagtttgttttttttttatgttaaatgcaaaatgtgtatcttttttgaacagttttgtaaATGCTGCTCTAATTTTTTAGGCTTtatgctccagttaatgattaattgatgaCTAAATtagttcataattatttttcaaaaagatcaattaatcacgattaattgtttcagttctTCATTCTTTGTGATGTCACAGAATATCCTAgttctaatatttttaatttatgctttttattcaaGGAAGAAAAAATTCTCCTAAATTTCTCcaagttttgtcattttcaggtTGAATTAAAACCATCATAGCGCCTCCACCGTGTTGGACAGTGACGGCTTATAGACATCTATTATTTCCTGTAAATAGGGAAGTTCCCACCCTTAAGTTGTTCAGGTTTATACCACATATTCTGCTAATAATATCTGGTATTATTAAGCTATTATTTTCTGTGAATCTATGTTTTATTGAGTATTTTCGATTAAACGTTTCAGCTCTATTTTTGATTGAAGTAGATTTTCACCTATCATCTTATGAAGCAGCTGGCTGTTGCCCTTTCCAAAGAGAACGCACAAATCCAGAATTTTAGGAATGTCGAACACAAAGTTGTTGTAGATAATCTCTCCAAACACAGCCGGGGTGATAAAATGTTCCTGTcgcaaagaaagaaagaagaaatgttcGTTTTCTAAGGAATCATCAGATAAATGTAACGTACATTATTCCCTCCGCCTGACCTTGGACTCTTTATGAGTGGCCATCCGGAGGAAGGTCAGGAAAACCGCCTTGTGGACGGTGCGCTGCACGTCGGCCACCGCCGGCGACAGGGGCAAGGTGCAAAGGTCAAGGCCACGCGGAGCCAGCTCCAGGTACGAGTCGAGACACTGCAGCAGAGACTCATCAAACACCACCTGGTGGAGACACCACAGCGTTTACTCTGGACTCATTTAAACCGTAATAAATGGAACATGGACCAACATATCTGATGTTTACTGATGATTGGCAAACTGTAACACCTGTTACTGGTTTTCACAACTGCTGACTGTATGATGATAAATTATCCCAGAAGTTATTACAATAAATTCTAACATTATTGTTTAACACTAgaattggaagacattttaaatattcaaaataaataaaacaacaaaaacgataaataaaataaattataaagtttctgtaaacaaaactgtccttcaaaacaAGAGCTAGTTCCGACTGAAacaccaaaacaccagactgaagacttttatcatccagtttttggtagaaagagaaaaatgataaatcaggcaaatggaaattaagctaattttaatttatcgtataattatttgatttattgcttgttgTGACAGGCATAaatgataaatcaataaatttgacTTATTGACTAATTTCCAACGATCGGAAGCGGCATCAGTCCCGTACCTGACACCAGAACTTGTCGTGAGGCAGCGCCAGCAGCCACTCCAGGTCTTCTGCTATAAACCTGGCGTGCTCCAGAAACTCCTCCACCTTGGCCGGAGAGCCGTCTTCTGGGGGAGGTTTGTAAGGCACGAAGCAGCgctcctccttcctgtctggGTGCTGgtggaaaacacaacaaagactttaaaggggcagaatcGTGTTTTCCAACCACATTGTCCCATTTTAATGCACAATCTACGTTACCttctatgttaccttcagttgttataataATGCTGCTTATATCatatatgactttaaaaaaatttacttcataattaaatgctttgaaattgggtctctgtctctttaagaagcttctgctctttctgaaactccgccttcaggaagtcatcacaaaatggctcctctattgaccctttaatgtttttatcagcgtttcactgagaagccgctcctataatgagctcagcagaggtggttgctaattgctgctggctagtctgaaggagctgagtgggggaggagctgcgacTATAAGGCGGGgttaggtccacccaggcgttttgtgcagctgaatggttgccatggaaattaaattatttctcaaacatgcatgaaagaatcgaagcaacactccaggtatgtttttgatgagggaataaaattataacaagatggaaagctcaaaaaggttgatttaacataatgctgccccttcaAGAAAATTGTCAAAAATGCTGCTGGGGTCAAATGTCATTCAAACAAACATGAGGAAACTGAACCAACCAGTGCAGGCAGAGTGCGCTCCTTTCCCAAAGGGCCCAACTCCGTCACCTGCTGCTCATCCAGCGGCACTCGAGCGCAGGCCATGGCTGCTCCTCTAAGGTTTACTCTGATCTGAAGGGAAACAGATTCTGGTGATTTTGTGGAACATTGACTGCATCTTCTGTTGAGAAACCTGTCTGGATGTGTAATCGGAGCTTCACTGACACAAACatctttcataatttcataattataatttccATCCATCTGGATTTACCCCtgctggcttcttctggtgcagaattataaCACGTCTAACGTCAATCATATAAAAGTTGGATAAAAAGAGACATGCAGACCAATTATGGAAGAAgcataaattttatttatttaatttttttggatGAAAAGATCGGAATTGGGCCGTTCAGACTCCTGTGAACAGGATATGGGTCGCATTtggacaaaataacaaaaaataagttgCATTTGGGTCACATTTACCTGCAGTGTGAAAATAGTATTCTTCTAAAGTACACCTTTACCAACTACAGCTGATTgtgaattacttttttttttttacactaaatgAGAGGCAGATGGTTGCattaacacacattttttgTCTGGTTGGTTCTAGAAGTCAAAACAGTAACAATGGCCTCCCAGTTCGTGCTTATCTGACCTCAGTTTTCCtcataaaacatcaaataaaacaacaactcacCGCCAGTTCTGATAAATTGAAAGGAAAcgggaaaatattttaaacacacacagtttcattttgaatgtttttgctttattctgAAAATTTATCCAGACATTGATGCaaaattttcaattaatataaGTTTacaccaaatatttatttttgaaatattgtaCACCATCCAACTGCTGTCTGTCAGActaatagatagatagatagatagatattccTGTAAACAAATGTGTCATGTTTTAGTTAAGTCCTAAAGTCCTTAGCTAATAGTAAACTTGTATAATATCAACACAAACAACCATCTAAACTTACGTTGTCTGAAACACGTACCTGTTAATGATAAACTTTTActgtcattttgtttaattttaattataaaagcTGCTCCCGTTTAAAGCTTCGCTAACCTGTTAAATAGCAGCTGCTAATCAATGAAGAAACGTTTTAACCAACCGGCTGCCTAACCGGCGGTTCGGCCGTAACTCGGCGGAAATAACTGCCCGGAAACGAGGCTAAATGAAGCCGCTTACCTCTAAACACGACACTCTGTGATTCAGTCAAGCCATCTCGACATAGTCGACGCAGTTTTCATCAGTTTCTGTTTCCAAACGTCTCTCTCACAGACATCTGCGCTGGCCAGGAAATGACGtcgtctgtttttctttgacgTAACGTCTTGATCGCCCTCTGGTGGCAATCAAGATAGAACAActgctgtttctgtgtttttaatccGAAAATGTTCTTTaggtcttgtttttgtttgttttagcataACACCTCAtttcatttgtgaaaattatatttttacatcttaGCAATATTAAATCTTGTGCTATTATTTAGGGGTTcttaaccctctgatgcatgaattatgatcctttgtgtcagaattttttttccattttttaaaattcttttcttaaggcataaaaaaggtaggaacatttttttgtaaaaat
This window encodes:
- the ascc2 gene encoding activating signal cointegrator 1 complex subunit 2 isoform X1, giving the protein MACARVPLDEQQVTELGPLGKERTLPALHPDRKEERCFVPYKPPPEDGSPAKVEEFLEHARFIAEDLEWLLALPHDKFWCQVVFDESLLQCLDSYLELAPRGLDLCTLPLSPAVADVQRTVHKAVFLTFLRMATHKESKEHFITPAVFGEIIYNNFVFDIPKILDLCVLFGKGNSQLLHKMIENIFTQQPAYYSDLEETVPTVLQVFDTILEKCGLQCEGATAMEPMKLNAQKQPTAMSMNLEELVDIVLYLCDSTTTIHTFLDIFPSACSSFHSHGFLSRLPPFYEATVPDLEKAIRKRNFDDKSLQEDLWKRMSHSCRKMVETTHLLLHHTCLQPILEGRENMQTFAEELLQYFTSFLPEKRFLVDFDEQFPISDDISLLQQALPVIDETRTSYLLQGVESAWDATGGRRPQTEGASSSSADQGAAAAAAAGSDGFGSPEVKESRGERLVGAEAKMAAPQKGDNFFPYRTVTWHQNVLGFQGAVCPVSGPELESLLSCIRDLLPDLGEGFLLACLQEYGYNSELVINNILEDRLAPSLDKLDRTMPRPVKEDLPDVLNNRSNVFDDDEFDVFRRDQVDMSRVWKGRRKGESAREMLNDKQHIAEQRARYQTYETVVDEVAVEPGASGGAGADTYDLDDYDDEYDDTYDMNQIGANDLDGDSLLSRRPFTVPQVLRKGTKAEEEEQEDDEDKDVSQNPVNRDQFVQDPALLRERAEAKRAAMQQRKGFRPERPSNVVGRPKGQGQTTETFLDRRKKEANKSRVSNHNRRSMADRKRNKGMIPS
- the ascc2 gene encoding activating signal cointegrator 1 complex subunit 2 isoform X2, which gives rise to MACARVPLDEQQVTELGPLGKERTLPALHPDRKEERCFVPYKPPPEDGSPAKVEEFLEHARFIAEDLEWLLALPHDKFWCQVVFDESLLQCLDSYLELAPRGLDLCTLPLSPAVADVQRTVHKAVFLTFLRMATHKESKEHFITPAVFGEIIYNNFVFDIPKILDLCVLFGKGNSQLLHKMIENIFTQQPAYYSDLEETVPTVLQVFDTILEKCGLQCEGATAMEPMKLNAQKQPTAMSMNLEELVDIVLYLCDSTTTIHTFLDIFPSACSSFHSHGFLSRLPPFYEATVPDLEKAIRKRNFDDKSLQEDLWKRMSHSCRKMVETTHLLLHHTCLQPILEGRENMQTFAEELLQYFTSFLPEKRFLVDFDEQFPISDDISLLQQALPVIDETRTSYLLQGVESAWDATGGRRPQTEGASSSSADQGAAAAAAAGSDGFGSPEVKESRGERLVGAEAKMAAPQKGDNGAVCPVSGPELESLLSCIRDLLPDLGEGFLLACLQEYGYNSELVINNILEDRLAPSLDKLDRTMPRPVKEDLPDVLNNRSNVFDDDEFDVFRRDQVDMSRVWKGRRKGESAREMLNDKQHIAEQRARYQTYETVVDEVAVEPGASGGAGADTYDLDDYDDEYDDTYDMNQIGANDLDGDSLLSRRPFTVPQVLRKGTKAEEEEQEDDEDKDVSQNPVNRDQFVQDPALLRERAEAKRAAMQQRKGFRPERPSNVVGRPKGQGQTTETFLDRRKKEANKSRVSNHNRRSMADRKRNKGMIPS